A section of the Acanthochromis polyacanthus isolate Apoly-LR-REF ecotype Palm Island chromosome 1, KAUST_Apoly_ChrSc, whole genome shotgun sequence genome encodes:
- the igf1 gene encoding insulin-like growth factor I isoform X1: MSSALSFQWHLCDVFKSAMCCISCGHTLSLLLCVLTLTPTATGAGPETLCGAELVDTLQFVCGERGFYFSKPGYGPNARRSRGIVDECCFQSCELRRLEMYCAPAKTSKAARSVRAQRHTDMPRTPKVSTAGHKVDKGTERRTAQQPDKTKNKKRPLPGHSHSSFKEVHQKNSSRGSTGGKNYRM, from the exons ATGTCTAGCGCTCTTTCCTTTCAGTGGCATTTATGTGATGTCTTCAAG AGTGCGATGTGCTGTATCTCCTGTGGCCACACCCTCTCACTACTGCTGTGCGTCCTCACCCTGACTCCGACGGCAACAGGGGCGGGCCCTGAGACCCTGTGCGGGGCGGAGCTGGTCGACACGCTGCAGTTTGTCTGTGGAGAGAGAGGCTTTTATTTCA GTAAACCAGGTTATGGCCCCAACGCACGGCGGTCACGCGGCATCGTGGACGAGTGCTGCTTCCAAAGCTGTGAGCTGCGGCGCCTGGAGATGTACTGTGCACCTGCCAAGACTAGCAAGGCAGCTCGCTCTGTGCGTGCACAGCGCCACACAGACATGCCGAGAACACCCAAGGTTAGTACCGCAGGGCACAAAGTGGACAAGGGCACAGAGCGTAGGACAGCACAGCAGccagacaagacaaaaaacaagaag AGACCTTTACCTGGACATAGTCATTCATCCTTCAAG gAAGTACACCAGAAAAACTCAAGTCGAGGCAGCACGGGGGGCAAAAATTACAGAATGTAG
- the igf1 gene encoding insulin-like growth factor I isoform X2 codes for MSAMCCISCGHTLSLLLCVLTLTPTATGAGPETLCGAELVDTLQFVCGERGFYFSKPGYGPNARRSRGIVDECCFQSCELRRLEMYCAPAKTSKAARSVRAQRHTDMPRTPKVSTAGHKVDKGTERRTAQQPDKTKNKKRPLPGHSHSSFKEVHQKNSSRGSTGGKNYRM; via the exons ATG AGTGCGATGTGCTGTATCTCCTGTGGCCACACCCTCTCACTACTGCTGTGCGTCCTCACCCTGACTCCGACGGCAACAGGGGCGGGCCCTGAGACCCTGTGCGGGGCGGAGCTGGTCGACACGCTGCAGTTTGTCTGTGGAGAGAGAGGCTTTTATTTCA GTAAACCAGGTTATGGCCCCAACGCACGGCGGTCACGCGGCATCGTGGACGAGTGCTGCTTCCAAAGCTGTGAGCTGCGGCGCCTGGAGATGTACTGTGCACCTGCCAAGACTAGCAAGGCAGCTCGCTCTGTGCGTGCACAGCGCCACACAGACATGCCGAGAACACCCAAGGTTAGTACCGCAGGGCACAAAGTGGACAAGGGCACAGAGCGTAGGACAGCACAGCAGccagacaagacaaaaaacaagaag AGACCTTTACCTGGACATAGTCATTCATCCTTCAAG gAAGTACACCAGAAAAACTCAAGTCGAGGCAGCACGGGGGGCAAAAATTACAGAATGTAG